A region of the Ctenopharyngodon idella isolate HZGC_01 chromosome 2, HZGC01, whole genome shotgun sequence genome:
ACCTAGGTCTTATTAACATCACATTCCTAAGTGCCCTGCTGTGCACATTAGCTAATAGGTGCTCATGGAGGAGGGGAGAAAGTAATATTTTCCATGGAGGTCAAATTGATATTCCAGAGTCATTAGCTGATTTAGAAACTAAAGCGAAACCTCTAGAGAAGCATTATGCCTTTAAATGGATTATGTCACATTTTGCATCTTCTCAATATCACTATAGTAAATGCAGCAGGCATACTTTTAAGTAGGCATTAAGCTCTGGTGCATTTGCTGACATTGATAATTGAAGCCTTTATTCGACTATATTgtttgcagtaaaaaaaaaaaaaaactgcagtcaAAGCAGCTAAGCTGCATTCTGCTCCGTCATACAGTATAGATGACAGCCTCCCCTATTCTTCAGTCATATCACGACTAACTTCTCAAAAGTCAACATCATTTGGATTGAGCAGTTGTTCATCATCCTCTCTGTATTCACGCCACTAaaactgttgtatttttttcagtgcagtGAAGGAGCTCTTGAGGCTATGCACTTGCCTGCATTTGGTGAAAGCATGTTGTGGGTTACACTGCTAAGCACAATTGCACTTGGATGGACGACACCTATCCCTCTACTTGATGATTCAGAAGAAATAGACGAGCCTTGCTTTGAGCCCTGCTACTGCGAAGTGAAGGAAGGCCTGTTTCACGTTCATTGTGACAGCAAAGGATTTACAAATATTAGCCAAGTCTCACAGTCATGGCTTAGACCATTCAAGCTCTACCTGCAGAAAAACTCTTTACGGAAGCTATACTTCAACAGCTTTTTGCACTTGAACAATGCAGTGGCCATTAATCTGGGCAATAATGCCCTGCAGGACATCCATGTTGGGGCTTTCAATGGTTTGAGCTCCCTGAAGAGGTTGTACCTTCACGAAAACAAGCTGGAAGTGTTCCGGAATGACACATTTCTCGGACTGGAGAGTTTAGAATACCTTCAGGCAGACTATAATGTTATCAAGAGAATAGACAGTGGGGCGTTTCGAAATCTCCACAAACTCAGAGTGCTCATTCTTAATGACAATTTAATACCCATGCTGCCGGCGTTTCTTTTCAGATCTGTCTCTCTGACGCACCTTGACTTGAGAGGCAATCGACTAAAGACGTTGGCTTACAAAGGGATTTTGGAATATATCGGTCGCAGTCTTATGGAGATCCAGTTGGAGGAGAACCCTTGGAACTGTGTCTGCGATATCATCCAGCTCAAGGCCTGGTTGGAGCGGATTCCGTACACTGCGGTTGTTGGCGAGATCACGTGCGAGTACCCTTTCCACCTCCACGGAAAGGACCTCAGAGAGATCAAACGCGGCGAGCTTTGTCCCTTATTAAATgaagcagagattgagtcaattCTAGCCGTCCTACACTTACCATTCTACACAGGGAGGGCGAGGCCTACAAAGCCGTCATCTATAGTCTCCCCCAATCAAAACACTGTCTCCTCCGTGGAACAAAGAGAAAGACCTCCAAAGCCAACAAAAAGACCCAGGCCCTCAAAGACACCACCAACACCACGCAGTGTGTTCCCTAATCAGCCGCCTGTAGCCGGATACCAGACAAGGCCGCCTATACCTATCATTTGCCCCATTGGATGTACATGTAACTTGCATATTAATGACCTTGGTTTGACAGTCAACTGTAAGGAAAATGGATTTCGGAACATTTCCGAGTTGATGCCTCGACCCTTGAACGCCAAGAAGCTTTACTTGAGTGGAAATCTCATTCAGAGAATATACAAGTCCGATTTTTGGAATTTCTCCAGTCTTGATTTATTGCACTTGGGAAACAATCAGATATTTTACGTTCAAGAGGGGGCTTTTGTTAATCTCCCTAATTTGAGAAGCCTTTACCTGAACGGTAATAGTATTGTGAAGTTAACTCTTGATATGTTCCACGGTTTGCACAGCCTTGAGTATTTGTATTTCGAGTACAATGAGATACGAGAAATCCAGCCGGCTGCCTTCAGTTTAATGCCCTCCCTGCAGCTAGTCTTTCTCAACAACAACCTCTTGCGAACGTTGCCCGTGGGAGCATTCGCAGGTACCTCGCTGACACGCTTGAACCTGCGGAACAACTACTTTCATTGCCTACCAGTCAGCGGTGTTCTAGAACACCTGCATGCTGTCGTCCAGATCGACCTGAATCAGAACCCCTGGGACTGCTCCTGCGACATCATCCCTCTCAAAGAGTGGCTGGACACGCTGAGCTTAGTGGTCATAGTCGGAGAAGTGGTGTGTAAGACCCCCGAGCTGGTCTCAGGAAAAGATTTACGCTCTCTGAATTCTGAGGTGATTTGCCCTGAGCTCAGACAGTCCTCACTGTCTCCTGCCGAATCAGATGGGCTTATCACTACATATCCCGAGGTGGGACCGCACCCGCCGAAAGGTGCCATACCCCTCTCTGTTCTCATCCTCAGCCTGCTGGTTCTGTTTGTGTCTGCTTTCTTTGCTGCTGCAGCTCTTTGCGCATATGCTCTTAAAAAGCGTGAAAAGCTTCCCTTTAGGAAGCAAGGGGAAGTGGGCCTGGCAGGCATTCAGATGGAATGTGGAATATTCACAGAACAGCCACCGACCTTACCAGAAACTCCTCCTTCCAATCACGTGTACGATAGCATCGGTGCTCCCTCCTCGCACATGTGCAGCAACCCCGTTTACAAAAGCGGACAGGAGGAGTCAGGGCAGAAGCATCCATTCTCAGAGACAAAAGAGAGCGGTTCGCATTACAGAACGCTGGTGGAGAAGGAAAAGGAGTGGACCATGGCCATCTCCAGCTCCCCCATTAACACTATCGTCAGCGTCGGCGCACCGTGTGGTGACATTGCCGGCTTTCATGAAAACGGAATACTCTGTCCGACTGTCATTGATAGCCAAGGTCCCACGCCCAAGGTGGGATTAGTGGACAGTCTTTTTGGCACAACTCCCCAGTTTAGCAACCTGCCTGACAGACACACGCACCCTCCCTCAGAGTATCCACACGCCAAACAGGATGCCAGACAAAAGCAAACGATCACAACCACCACAGGGACAAGGACAGGATGTCCTAATCAAACCCAAAGTGATTATCCTGAGCTGAGGGCTAGACTCAAAACAAAGATGGATTACATTGATATGTTGGAGAGGTCATATCAATTCTAAGACATGTCAGATATAAGACTGCACatccaaaatgaaaatggtAAGATGGAAAAAGAATTCGCGCAATGTAAGATGGTACGGTTTTCCCTCAAGTTGCTCTGGAGGAAATCCCttgttcagattttttaaagtgCCTTCATAAGAGCAGCCAGCAATGTTGTAAATGAGTATTTTTGTATCACAGTTTTATTTATCTAAAATACATAGATTTACACTGGAAGGAAAAGGATCAACTGCGGTTTCCAGACTTTGCAATGTTGGTAAACGTGAAGCAAATTATACGTATGAATGCAGGGCGTGCGGTCTTGGCTTTTAACTCGTTTGCATCAAAAACTTCggagatattttttatttaactgaaaattGTCTATCAGCAATAGAGATACTGCAGTTATTGTATAACTGTCAAGTGCTTTGTTGAATCTGTATTTTCAAATTGAGTAGATTGTCTTTATCTGGACTTAATGAATGGTTTTATGGACCAAGGTAAGGTCAAAACATGTAAAAGATTGGGAACTATTGATCATGTCTACGGACGTACCTTCTCACAAAGGCAAAGACAGAtctgtgcatatatttattcttAGATTTCAGTGTTGCAATTATTATTGTAAGACATCATgttaaatcagtgtataatgatTATGCCTCTGGTTTAGCCTTccttgaaaaaagaaaacccATGAATTCAATAAAGGGTGCTAAACTAAGCCAAGTTCTGCAAACTGTACCATTTTGAGTAGCAAACATGCAGATTTTGGCCTCTGCATagcatgcacacatacacacacacacatccacgtGCTTTTAGTATGCTTCAAAAGAGATTCCAAAGAACAAAGTGTTTCAAACAAGACCTCGTATGCTGGAAACTAGTAAAAAACAGCGTGAAATTCGTCAGAGATTGCATGATATTGACACAGTCAATTTGCGAAAGACTCTGTCAGGTCACCCACATACCTGGAGGAGAGGAAGCAGAGAATAATGTGCAGCATTCTTATAGCATCCTCTGCAGTCTCCAGTCCCCTGAGTGTCCATGGGAGGGCATCAGTTAGATACACCTATTCACCATGCATAAGCTGGCTTAACCTAGTTACGCAGCATTGCGTAAGGGAGAAAAATTCCCTTTTCGGCATCATACAGTAAAAGCCTTGAATAAAgccaaacctggaaagagatgAAGCTGAGTATTTATGAATATCGAAGTTCTATCATCCCGCCATTTgacatttgttatatttaattcCTCATCTGCACAATCCTCTTTCATAATTTCATATCTCATTGCATGAAATGCAATTACAAACCTCCACTTGGAGCCAACTAAACTCAAAGAGCTACATTTAAGTGTCTGAAGTGTTTGCTCAAATAAAGGGTTTTGCTATCGGTCCAGCTTCTCTTGAAATTGGTCTGAAAGTCCAAGGACACGCATGTGAAAGGAGGGTAACGTCAGAGCCCCGGATCGGCTCTTATCGCGCCGCCCCTGTTTATTTTTGCTAATGTTGTACTTGGCAGATTCCATCCCTCACAGGCCAtccatcatttacacagttGGATGTTTATAACGGCATTTCTGCTTCTGGCATACAGACCTGCTTGTCAAAGAGAGCAGCTTCCTAACCACCTTTCCTCTGTGATAATTCGCAAAGCTTTTGTCCAAAGTATGAGGAGAGATAATCCTCTTAATGCCACTCCAGTAACCCTCATTATACGCCTCTGCCACCCAATCCCACAGACGGCCTGGCCAACTGATCCTGTATGCAGTGAATGCGATCGCAGGGGCAGTCAGCTGCTCTGCTACATAGTGCTCATGTGCCTCGCCAAGACAAAGTGGCATTTAACCAAGAGACCATGAACAGAGAGAAGTGGGCAAATGTGAAATGATAGCTTATGTTTAATGGTTGACAGGATCTAAATAACCAGCAGTTACTTTCTTTGATAGTATTGTGCGACTATTTTTATGGGAATGCTCCTAACATAAAGTGGCATGATTATGAGGTTAATAATTACTTCTGAAAAATGCTCTCGGAACAGCCATTTAACAAAACACAGTTATTATGAATTCTGAACACGACATATGGCGATGAATGTGAAAATGTAATGCGCCGCACCACGGATAATGTGTTCCCAACACGTAAATGAGCCACAAAGTACCTGCGGAATTTTCAATGGGATGCAATTAGTCAGCAAACGGTGTGTGCCGTTGCTCTCTGACATTTGCATTTTTACCAGAGACTGTGGCCTTTTCCTCTGGCTGTCACGCCTGTAATGCGTCTGCTCAG
Encoded here:
- the slitrk3b gene encoding SLIT and NTRK-like protein 3 gives rise to the protein MHLPAFGESMLWVTLLSTIALGWTTPIPLLDDSEEIDEPCFEPCYCEVKEGLFHVHCDSKGFTNISQVSQSWLRPFKLYLQKNSLRKLYFNSFLHLNNAVAINLGNNALQDIHVGAFNGLSSLKRLYLHENKLEVFRNDTFLGLESLEYLQADYNVIKRIDSGAFRNLHKLRVLILNDNLIPMLPAFLFRSVSLTHLDLRGNRLKTLAYKGILEYIGRSLMEIQLEENPWNCVCDIIQLKAWLERIPYTAVVGEITCEYPFHLHGKDLREIKRGELCPLLNEAEIESILAVLHLPFYTGRARPTKPSSIVSPNQNTVSSVEQRERPPKPTKRPRPSKTPPTPRSVFPNQPPVAGYQTRPPIPIICPIGCTCNLHINDLGLTVNCKENGFRNISELMPRPLNAKKLYLSGNLIQRIYKSDFWNFSSLDLLHLGNNQIFYVQEGAFVNLPNLRSLYLNGNSIVKLTLDMFHGLHSLEYLYFEYNEIREIQPAAFSLMPSLQLVFLNNNLLRTLPVGAFAGTSLTRLNLRNNYFHCLPVSGVLEHLHAVVQIDLNQNPWDCSCDIIPLKEWLDTLSLVVIVGEVVCKTPELVSGKDLRSLNSEVICPELRQSSLSPAESDGLITTYPEVGPHPPKGAIPLSVLILSLLVLFVSAFFAAAALCAYALKKREKLPFRKQGEVGLAGIQMECGIFTEQPPTLPETPPSNHVYDSIGAPSSHMCSNPVYKSGQEESGQKHPFSETKESGSHYRTLVEKEKEWTMAISSSPINTIVSVGAPCGDIAGFHENGILCPTVIDSQGPTPKVGLVDSLFGTTPQFSNLPDRHTHPPSEYPHAKQDARQKQTITTTTGTRTGCPNQTQSDYPELRARLKTKMDYIDMLERSYQF